The nucleotide sequence AATTCGGCTCCAGTGCAGCCCACCTTGATGATCTGGTCAACTTTCTCCCTGCCCGAATTTCAGGGATCTCTCTTGTTCTTGCATCCCTGCTCTGCCGTTGTGATATGAAAAATAGTTTTCGGATTCTCCGAAGAGACCGGAAGCAGCACAGTAGCCCCAATGCGGGTTGGCCAGAGGCAGCTATGGCTGGCGCCTTGGGGATTCAGCTTGGCGGCGACTCCTCATATTTTGGCAAAATAACCCAAAAACCAACTATAGGCGATGCCCTTGTACGGCCAGTGACAACCCACATCTTCCAGGCAAACACGCTGATTTTACTAGCATCATTACTCTGCCTTCTCTTTTTTAGCGCCCTCTATGCATTGTTTCTTTTTTAGGAGTACTCAGTGAATCTTCACCACACCTGCTTGTAATGTAGACTCTTTTCTGTTATAGTTATTTTGAAAAATTACCCTTAACAATCAGACTATTGGATACATAACCCCTTAAAGCTTGTAAAGCTTTATATGAAAGTACCGACGACTCCTTGGAGTCGTTCGATCAACTTTCATGTTTTGTTGCCCCTCCCAGTGGGGAGGGATGGGCGTTTATATGCTGAAGCATACTTAAGCAATCCCGTCAACACAGGCTGATACAATGAAAAGGTACTCTTGTGGAGGACCGTATGTATTTACATATTACCATCTTGGTTGCTGCTGTTTTTCATTGCGGCATATTGCCTTTTTCAACGTCCCATGCCCTTGCTGAGCATATCGACACCAAAACAGCGAGGGACTATTGCACCATTCCCTTGCCAAACCCGGAACAACTCTCTGAAGATGAGAAAGAATGGTTTACTACCTTTCAGGAAGGGACCTTCTATGTTCAGGGATGGAAAGAAATTACCTCAGAAATTCTTGACAAAATAACGCAGGAAAACGAAAAGAAAAAGCTGCGCCGCTCTCTGGACCTTCTTGGCATACGAATAGGCTGTGAGTGGAGCAAGAGCAACGATATCAGAAAAATCAATACTGATATGTTGGAACAATGGGGCTCTGAGCTGCAAAAAACCGCAGAGAAGAACCCGGATGAGCTACCGGTGGTGATTGCTGATATCCGCCAGAAGGTATTTAACCTTGTAGAATAGCACCCTTCCAGCCCCTTTCTTTCCCTGGCCCTTTCTTTTGTAGCAGCTGCTCTCATTCTCAGTTTTTCTGTCATGGCAGTAGAGCGATTATGTCGAGCCTGATGGTTGACCTGCACCAATCCTGAGCCAAATTATCTGTATCTATCTTGTCACCTTTCTGATTGGACTCGGAGGACTCCACCATTCCATTGCCAGATCTGTTGAAATGTTTACGGCCCTGTTTATTTCCGATCATTTTACCTTGCTGCCGGGACTACGTTTTCTCGGCCTTGCCATGCTTGGCAACCTGATCGGAGGCAGTGTCTTTGTGGCTATCCTTAACTACGGCCATATTCGAACAACACAAGAAATTTCTTGAACTTTCTAAGCAAGGCGTCGTCTCCCAAAAGAGCCTTTGAGAGCCGCCTTCTCAAGGTAGCGCAACATGACGGAGAGAAACATGGCAGAAGTTATTATTGATACCTATCAGTGCAGCGGTTGTGAAACCTGCGTAGAAATATGCCCAGATGTCTTTTACATAGACGAAGTCACTGAAAAAGCAGGCTTAGTGAGTCCATCGCCATACATCACCGATGCTCTTCGTCAGGCAGCAGCCTTCTGCCCGGAGAAATGTATTGCAATTTTGGAATGACTTCCCGAGGTATTTTTGCCTATAATCTATCCATAATCTTTTTGCTAAGCTACTCCCACTAGGAGTGTGATCGACCTGTCCTCCTGGGGGGGACAAGAGAAAAGGCATTTCTCCCAAACTTGCTCAAGAATGCTGCCAACAGCGGGAAAGCAAGCCAAGCATGGTCTCCCTTATCCCCGGTCCAGCGGACCGAGATAACAAAAAATAACATGAAGTAAAAATGGCGGACCCATCGCCAACCATTCTCATACGCATACAATATGAACTCATTAATATCCTTCATTTTGGTCCTTGGCGTTCTGATCTTTGTCCATGAGCTCGGGCATTTTCTTCTGGCCAAGCTCTTTGGAGTACGGGTGCTGAAATTCTCGCTGGGTTTTGGCAATAAGCTGATCGGTAAGAAATGGGGTGAAACCGAGTATCTGATTTCAGCCTTTCCGTTAGGCGGTTATGTGAAGATGTTCGGTGAACAACCCGATGAAGAGGTCACCACAGAAGAGCGGGCTGTTTCCTTTACCCACAAAACCGTGTGGCAACGTTTCGGTATTGTCCTTGCAGGGCCTCTCTTTAACCTGTTTTTTGCCGTGTTTCTTTTTTGGTTGATGTTTACTTTTGCCGGTTTGCCGGGTTTTGTCGAATCAGGCCTGGTCGGTAAGGTCTCCCCAGGATCAGTCGCTGAACAGGCAGGACTGCAAGACGGAGATCTCATTGTATCCATTGATGGCAAAGAGATCTCGACCTGGACCCAGATTTCCGAAGCAGTGCGAGATTCTGAAGGCAAGGAACTACAGATCGTGGTTCAACGAGATCAGGAAACCTTCACCATCGCAGCAACACCAGCTATGGACAAGGTGAAAAATCTCTTTGGCGAAGAAGTCGGTGAACGTTATCTTCTGGGAATAAGTCGCTCAGAAGAGCTGGAATACCAAAAAATTTCTCTCGTTAAAGCGATCAAGTACGCCTTTGTGCAGACTTGGAACCTCATCGGCCTGACCCTACTGGGGATCGTTAAAATTATTCAGCGGGTGGTACCTGCCTCTGAGCTGGGAGGACCGATCCGTATTGCGGAACTGGCTGGCCAGCAATGGGAAGCAGGCTTGATGCAATTACTCCATTTCACCGGCTTGCTCTCAATAAATCTTGGCGTACTCAATCTCCTCCCCATTCCGGTGTTGGACGGCGGACATCTTGTCTTTCTCAGTATTGAGGCTGTTCGAGGAAAGCCCCTTACAGAACAGGCCATAATCTGGGCCCAAAAAATCGGTATTGCCCTGCTCGGTTCTTTGATGATCTTTGTCTTTTATAACGACATCGCCCGACTTGTTCGCCAATGGCTGGCTGCGTCCTGACCTACTCTTTGGAACCCGATGATACGGAATACGCACTATGCCTGAAACACCCCTGCCCCTTATACTCTCCCTTGAAACCGCTACCGGTTGCGGCAGTGTTGCCCTGACCAAGGGCGGGGTCAGAAACGGCAAGATCCTTGCCGAGGCCACGGCCCAACCAGAGATCACCCACTCAAGGCGCCTTCTTGGCTCTGTGGAGTGGGTTATGCAGGCAGCTGGTATTGATTGGGATAAACTGGACGGAATTGCCATCAGTCTCGGTCCTGGCTCATTCACAGGATTACGAATCGGCATGGCAGCAGCCAAAGGCATTGTCTTGGCCAGCCAAAAGCCCCTTATCGGTGCGCAGACCCTGGATGCCATCGCCCTCTCCTGCCCGCTCATTGATCGCCCGCTCTGGTGTTTGCTTGATGCCCGAAAACAAGAGGTCTACGCAGCTTGCTATCAGGCTGGCCCCTCTGGCCTGCCTGAGCGATGCAGCTCGGTTGAGGCTCTTCTCCCAAAAAATCTGCTTAAAAAGATCAATGGCCCAGCCCTCCTTGCTGGCCCTGGGGTGAAGGAATATCATGATCTCTTTGCCGCTCAGCAATTACTGCAACTTATCCCGCCAGCTCTAACGAGTCCCTGTGCGGCGAGAATAGGTTTTCTGGCTGCCGGGCAGCTCCTTTGTGGAGAAACCCTGGATCCGGCAACCATCGCTCCCATGTATGTCCGGGCCTCGGAGGCAGAGGTGAATCTGCAAAAAAAGAACGGCTCTTAGGACAAACACAACAACTCCTCCCCCTCATTCTTTTCGTTAACCAGAACTTTTCATGATTCAGCGCAAACAGACCAAAAAAATACTTATCGGCAATACCCCGGTGGGTGGAGATGCCCCGATCACGGTGCAATCCATGACCAACACCGATACCCGTGATGCGGCAGCCACGGTGCGCCAGATCAAGGGATTGGAGGCAGCAGGCTGCGAGATTATTCGGGTGGCAGTGCCGGATATGGAGGCAGCGCAGGCAATTCAAAGTATCCGGGAACAGATCTCCATCCCCCTGATTGCCGATATCCATTTTGATTCCCGTTTAGCTGTAGCGGCTCTGGAACACGGGGCCCAGGCCATTCGCATCAATCCCGGTAACCTTGGTGGACCGGATAAACTGGCGCGGGTGGTGGATGCGGCGAAGCACCATAAGGCACCTATCCGGGTGGGAGTGAATTCCGGATCTATTGAAAAGGATCTCTTGGCAAAATACGGTTATCCCACCCCGGAAAATTGTCGTTCCCTCATTGAAAGCGCATTAAATAACGTGGCCGCCATAGAAAAGTTAGGCTACGAAGAACTCAAGATCTCCATTAAATCCTCTGATACCCTGACCACAGTTGCTGGCTATCGTGAATTATCCCGGCGTACGGACTACCCCCTTCATGTGGGGGTGACCGAGGCAGGCGGCCTTATTGCCGGGACCGTGAAATCCAGCGTAGCATTAGGTATTCTGCTTTTTGAAGGCATCGGTGATACCTTTCGTATTTCCCTGACCCGTGATCCCGTGGAAGAGGTTCGGGTGGGTTTTGAGCTCCTCCGCTCCCTGCGGATCCGGGAACGGGGCCCGGAGCTGATCTCCTGCCCCACCTGTGGGCGCACTCGGATTGATCTCTTTTCGCTGGCTGAGGAGGTTGAACAGGTTCTGCAGACCATGCAGTCGAACCTCAAGGTGGCAGTGATGGGCTGCGTGGTCAATGGACCGGGTGAGGCTAAAGAGGCTGATATCGGTATTGCTGGCGGACACGGGACCGGGA is from Candidatus Electrothrix sp. GW3-4 and encodes:
- the ispG gene encoding flavodoxin-dependent (E)-4-hydroxy-3-methylbut-2-enyl-diphosphate synthase, translated to MIQRKQTKKILIGNTPVGGDAPITVQSMTNTDTRDAAATVRQIKGLEAAGCEIIRVAVPDMEAAQAIQSIREQISIPLIADIHFDSRLAVAALEHGAQAIRINPGNLGGPDKLARVVDAAKHHKAPIRVGVNSGSIEKDLLAKYGYPTPENCRSLIESALNNVAAIEKLGYEELKISIKSSDTLTTVAGYRELSRRTDYPLHVGVTEAGGLIAGTVKSSVALGILLFEGIGDTFRISLTRDPVEEVRVGFELLRSLRIRERGPELISCPTCGRTRIDLFSLAEEVEQVLQTMQSNLKVAVMGCVVNGPGEAKEADIGIAGGHGTGIIFKKGEVFKKLPEEELLPTFLEELRRMDAEAQL
- a CDS encoding ferredoxin, producing the protein MAEVIIDTYQCSGCETCVEICPDVFYIDEVTEKAGLVSPSPYITDALRQAAAFCPEKCIAILE
- the tsaB gene encoding tRNA (adenosine(37)-N6)-threonylcarbamoyltransferase complex dimerization subunit type 1 TsaB, which codes for MPETPLPLILSLETATGCGSVALTKGGVRNGKILAEATAQPEITHSRRLLGSVEWVMQAAGIDWDKLDGIAISLGPGSFTGLRIGMAAAKGIVLASQKPLIGAQTLDAIALSCPLIDRPLWCLLDARKQEVYAACYQAGPSGLPERCSSVEALLPKNLLKKINGPALLAGPGVKEYHDLFAAQQLLQLIPPALTSPCAARIGFLAAGQLLCGETLDPATIAPMYVRASEAEVNLQKKNGS
- the rseP gene encoding RIP metalloprotease RseP, which encodes MNSLISFILVLGVLIFVHELGHFLLAKLFGVRVLKFSLGFGNKLIGKKWGETEYLISAFPLGGYVKMFGEQPDEEVTTEERAVSFTHKTVWQRFGIVLAGPLFNLFFAVFLFWLMFTFAGLPGFVESGLVGKVSPGSVAEQAGLQDGDLIVSIDGKEISTWTQISEAVRDSEGKELQIVVQRDQETFTIAATPAMDKVKNLFGEEVGERYLLGISRSEELEYQKISLVKAIKYAFVQTWNLIGLTLLGIVKIIQRVVPASELGGPIRIAELAGQQWEAGLMQLLHFTGLLSINLGVLNLLPIPVLDGGHLVFLSIEAVRGKPLTEQAIIWAQKIGIALLGSLMIFVFYNDIARLVRQWLAAS